One window from the genome of Choloepus didactylus isolate mChoDid1 chromosome 2, mChoDid1.pri, whole genome shotgun sequence encodes:
- the KIAA1614 gene encoding uncharacterized protein KIAA1614 homolog isoform X3: MISGMKGPKIVSRTAIAMEVTSAVEKSGPKQQLDKGHLPRPWSCPQEDRAPHRTAPHPPTAWRVQLQGPSVLESKVRALKEKIAGKQGGSPGPTSQGQPSSKKPNSCRMKASGTRTPAEGSSGPNAVVGAQSLTDSTVNQEEAVRNDCPRPSRLPAPAFKSWSGRSLWPSEATWMLPDHERGLLPGPSSLQESPIHRVNPSWPGGPGPCHQITHTPSPKTGRSCHLRDGPATGGNPDNVSVVSQEDFVPRMALLGGLWRAGDLWALGAGDSPLSLSDQVERNRLLLQEMLSVSGQGPPKAGVLTWTPSWDQAVPERPAGDVDWDSGISLQDSDQNRTFGPKPEPVPSPRHEEAKHLLQHAHVKARTRPLRASHDIVPTIAQGSRDGRRSPTVDPRMALACRDSPQNGNMSDSSSGESSSGQCPKRSASPSHVRFEDESACDAEFRYLERLQQRQRQVLSLALPTGDQGPLRSKPDLADYISGGVRRRDAGEGALHRLVGRLDWRGLPASPPTPAGSSEKCRACSRCTEGCRPAEGKVPPDPTGLQELEAACGVEGVLAEPCSSGGLSSPLSLLPPEQRPRQAEWVRETYTGDSVRLEEADSALDSTDTSDSCRTDSEEAGASQPSRARGRPRSGSPWLQGSRSRGGHRGSRKTQTELPRGPQTGHPLSGVNHLEVGEEAKEDRGHTREGAFFPREDAVPKPPALEPKRASLGSQQQPGPGLGNHWAHPADPWAPCRTACAWTPFMKLRPSGPGRQGQAIGSPDSPEIASTSSLQHSHAESSAPHQAQLPTASPSPAGWVPTPPSTRKTTSPVPRRKAALARPCRAGDQGGPVDTPLPPPTSEVPRTCELTSTQTSACNPQMRHRLLSLSSNNCNNISPQGPQDPWRGATPEGRAERGPGSQEPEPSQEKSRDGRLQGSPCSAAVGTISNTGITLSLAPEEPESSQEPEGGLQRTELSSGGCTPSRASPGVSAGPSPPSAAPSEKNRKSSSSSTSTLRLKRFFSALGQGTRPKLGKSHSYSVEQLQPPASGTASNTSSPKVKRSPSLQFLHLVSPSNRHRKAASFQNLHSLLSSRADRSSLYLVGEPGDHRAAGRPAKAPPRRALSVEDVGAPSLARTVGRVVEVFPDGTSQLQLQRSPDSTFGFCVASGNGPQGPQASTCRRWLTQAQPSCILGCWGWETRSSR; the protein is encoded by the exons ATGATCTCGGGAATGAA agGGCCCAAGATAGTGAGCAGAACAGCCATCGCCATGGAGGTGACCTCAGCTGTGGAGAAAAGTGGCCCCAAGCAGCAGCTGGATAAGGGCCACCTTCCGAGGCCCTGGTCCTGCCCTCAGGAGGACAGAGCACCCCACCGgacagccccccaccctcccacagcATGGAGGGTACAGCTCCAAGGCCCTTCTGTGCTAGAGTCCAAGGTCAGGGCCTTAAAGGAGAAGATAGCAGGCAAACAGGGGGGGAGTCCAGGCCCCACCTCCCAAGGGCAGCCATCCTCCAAGAAACCCAACAGCTGCCGAATGAAGGCTAGTGGAACCAGGACCCCGGCTGAGGGGTCTTCTGGGCCTAATGCTGTGGTAGGTGCCCAGAGCCTGACTGACAGCACTGTCAACCAGGAGGAAGCCGTCAGGAACGACTGCCCCAGGCCTTCCAGGTTACCTGCCCCTGCATTCAAGTCCTGGAGCGGGAGGAGCCTGTGGCCTTCAGAAGCAACATGGATGCTGCCTGACCATGAGCGAGGGCTGCTGCCAGGGCCCAGCTCTTTGCAAGAAAGCCCCATCCACAGAGTGAATCCGAGCTGGCCTGGGGGCCCTGGTCCTTGTCACCAAATCACCCACACACCCAGTCCGAAGACAGGAAGGTCATGCCACCTGCGAGATGGCCCAGCCACAGGGGGCAACCCAGACAATGTGTCTGTGGTCTCTCAGGAGGACTTTGTTCCTAGGATGGCCCTGTTGGGGGGACTCTGGAGAGCTGGAGACCTGTGGGCTCTGGGTGCTGGGGACAGCCCCTTGTCCCTGTCCGACCAAGTGGAGAGGAACCGCCTTCTCCTGCAGGAGATGCTGAGTGTTTCGGGGCAGGGCCCCCCCAAGGCAGGGGTCCTGACCTGGACTCCATCCTGGGACCAAGCTGTACCAG AACGACCAGCGGGGGACGTGGACTGGGACTCGGGCATCTCCCTGCAGgactcagaccagaacag GACCTTTGGTCCCAAGCCGGAGCCCGTGCCAAGCCCCAGGCATGAGGAAGCCAAGCATCTGCTGCAGCATGCCCACGTGAAGGCCAGGACCCGGCCCCTCCGTGCCAGCCATGACATTGTGCCCACCATAGCCCAGGGAAGCCG AGATGGCCGGAGGAGCCCCACCGTGGACCCGAGGATGGCCCTTGCCTGCAGAGACAGCCCCCAGAACGGGAACATGAGTGACTCCTCCAGCGGAGAGTCCAGCAGTGGGCAGTGTCCGAAGCGCAGTGCCTCCCCTTCCCACGTCCGCTTCGAGGATGAGTCTGCCTGCGATGCCGAGTTCCGCTACCTGGAGCGGCTACAGCAGCGCCAGCGCCAGGTGCTGAGCTTGGCGCTGCCGACCGGGGACCAGGGCCCCCTGCGCTCTAAGCCAGACCTCGCCGACTACATCAGCGGGGGCGTCCGGCGCAGGGATGCTGGGGAAGGGGCCCTCCACAGGCTCGTGGGCAGGCTGGACTGGAGGGGCCTCCCGGCCTCACCACCCACGCCCGCTGGCAGCAGCGAGAAGTGCCGAGCCTGCAGCAGGTGTACAGAAGGCTGCCGGCCTGCGGAGGGGAAGGTGCCCCCAGACCCGACGGGTCTCCAGGAGCTGGAAGCCGCCTGCGGGGTGGAGGGGGTGCTGGCGGAGCCCTGTAGCTCCGGGGGCCTGAGCTCTCCCCTCAGTCTCCTCCCTCCCGAGCAAAGACCCCGCCAAGCAGAATGGGTCAGGGAAACATACACCGGAGATAGCGTGCGCCTGGAGGAGGCGGACTCAGCCCTCGACAGCACTGACACCTCGGATAGCTGCAGAACCGACAGTGAGGAGGCTGGGGCCTCGCAGCCCAGCAGGGCACGGGGCCGACCCCGCAGCGGCAGCCCCTGGCTCCAGGGCTCCAGGTCTCGAGGAGGCCACAGGGGATCCAGGAAGACCCAAACAGAGCTGCCCCGGGGCCCTCAGACTGGGCATCCCCTGTCTGGGGTCAACCACctggaggtgggagaggaggcAAAAGAAGACAGAGGACACACAAGGGAGGGGGCTTTTTTCCCAAGAGAAGATGCTGTTCCTAAGCCTCCTGCCCTGGAACCTAAGAGGGCTTCCCTGGGCTCCCAGCAGCAGCCTGGACCTGGGCTGGGAAATCACTGGGCACACCCAGCAGATCCCTGGGCTCCGTGCAGGACAGCCTGTGCCTGGACCCCTTTCATGAAGCTCAGACCATCGGGGCCAGGCAGGCAAGGGCAGGCTATAGGAAGCCCTGATTCTCCGGAAATTGCATCCACTTCCTCCCTGCAGCACAGCCACGCAGAATCCTCTGCCCCCCATCAAGCCCAGCTGCCAACTGCTTCACCGTCCCCTGCAGGCTGGGTGCCAACCCCTCCCTCTACAAGGAAAACCACCTCCCCTGTGCCTCGTAGGAAGGCAGCCCTGGCTCGGCCCTGCAGGGCAGGTGACCAGGGAGGCCCTGTGGACACTCCCCTGCCTCCTCCTACAAGTGAGGTTCCCAGGACCTGTGAGCTCACTTCCACACAGACCTCAGCCTGCAACCCCCAAATGAGGCACCGGCTGCTGTCCCTGTCCTCCAACAACTGCAACAACATCTCACCTCAGGGGCCACAGGACCCCTGGAGAGGAGCCACCCCTGAGGGCAGAGCGGAGAGGGGCCCCGGCAGCCAGGAGCCAGAGCCATCCCAGGAGAAGAGCAGGGACG GAAGACTCCAGGGCTCTCCCTGCTCAGCAGCTGTTGGCACCATCAGCAACACGGGCATCACCCTCTCCCTGGCCCCAGAGGAGCCAGAGTCCAGCCAGGAACCAGAAGGAGGCCTGCAGAGGACAGAGCTGAGTTCTGGAGGGTGCACACCGTCCCG AGCCTCACCAGGGGTCAGCGCAGGACCCAGCCCACCCTCAGCCGCCCCTTCggaaaagaacaggaaaagcagcagcagcagcacctccACCCTGAGGCTGAAAAGGTTCTTCTCTGCCCTGGGCCAAGGTACCCGGCCCAAGTTGGGCAAGTCCCACAGCTACAGTGTGGAGCAGCTGCAGCCCCCTGCGTCCGGCACGGCATCAAACACCAGCAGCCCCAAAGTGAAGAGATCCCCATCGCTACAATTCCTGCATCTG GTGTCACCCTCGAACCGACATCGGAAAGCTGCCTCCTTTCAGAACCTTCATTCTCTGCTGAGCAGCAGGGCGGACCGCTCCAGCCTCTACCTGGTAGGGGAGCCCGGGGACCACCGTGCAGCTGGCAG
- the KIAA1614 gene encoding uncharacterized protein KIAA1614 homolog isoform X2, producing MEGMEAEETAPEATTSARGGPQGPKIVSRTAIAMEVTSAVEKSGPKQQLDKGHLPRPWSCPQEDRAPHRTAPHPPTAWRVQLQGPSVLESKVRALKEKIAGKQGGSPGPTSQGQPSSKKPNSCRMKASGTRTPAEGSSGPNAVVGAQSLTDSTVNQEEAVRNDCPRPSRLPAPAFKSWSGRSLWPSEATWMLPDHERGLLPGPSSLQESPIHRVNPSWPGGPGPCHQITHTPSPKTGRSCHLRDGPATGGNPDNVSVVSQEDFVPRMALLGGLWRAGDLWALGAGDSPLSLSDQVERNRLLLQEMLSVSGQGPPKAGVLTWTPSWDQAVPERPAGDVDWDSGISLQDSDQNRTFGPKPEPVPSPRHEEAKHLLQHAHVKARTRPLRASHDIVPTIAQGSRDGRRSPTVDPRMALACRDSPQNGNMSDSSSGESSSGQCPKRSASPSHVRFEDESACDAEFRYLERLQQRQRQVLSLALPTGDQGPLRSKPDLADYISGGVRRRDAGEGALHRLVGRLDWRGLPASPPTPAGSSEKCRACSRCTEGCRPAEGKVPPDPTGLQELEAACGVEGVLAEPCSSGGLSSPLSLLPPEQRPRQAEWVRETYTGDSVRLEEADSALDSTDTSDSCRTDSEEAGASQPSRARGRPRSGSPWLQGSRSRGGHRGSRKTQTELPRGPQTGHPLSGVNHLEVGEEAKEDRGHTREGAFFPREDAVPKPPALEPKRASLGSQQQPGPGLGNHWAHPADPWAPCRTACAWTPFMKLRPSGPGRQGQAIGSPDSPEIASTSSLQHSHAESSAPHQAQLPTASPSPAGWVPTPPSTRKTTSPVPRRKAALARPCRAGDQGGPVDTPLPPPTSEVPRTCELTSTQTSACNPQMRHRLLSLSSNNCNNISPQGPQDPWRGATPEGRAERGPGSQEPEPSQEKSRDGRLQGSPCSAAVGTISNTGITLSLAPEEPESSQEPEGGLQRTELSSGGCTPSRASPGVSAGPSPPSAAPSEKNRKSSSSSTSTLRLKRFFSALGQGTRPKLGKSHSYSVEQLQPPASGTASNTSSPKVKRSPSLQFLHLVSPSNRHRKAASFQNLHSLLSSRADRSSLYLVGEPGDHRAAGRPAKAPPRRALSVEDVGAPSLARTVGRVVEVFPDGTSQLQLQRSPDSTFGFCVASGNGPQGPQASTCRRWLTQAQPSCILGCWGWETRSSR from the exons ATGGAGGGGATGGAGGCGGAGGAGACGGCGCCGGAGGCCACCACATCTGCCCGCGGCGGCCCTCA agGGCCCAAGATAGTGAGCAGAACAGCCATCGCCATGGAGGTGACCTCAGCTGTGGAGAAAAGTGGCCCCAAGCAGCAGCTGGATAAGGGCCACCTTCCGAGGCCCTGGTCCTGCCCTCAGGAGGACAGAGCACCCCACCGgacagccccccaccctcccacagcATGGAGGGTACAGCTCCAAGGCCCTTCTGTGCTAGAGTCCAAGGTCAGGGCCTTAAAGGAGAAGATAGCAGGCAAACAGGGGGGGAGTCCAGGCCCCACCTCCCAAGGGCAGCCATCCTCCAAGAAACCCAACAGCTGCCGAATGAAGGCTAGTGGAACCAGGACCCCGGCTGAGGGGTCTTCTGGGCCTAATGCTGTGGTAGGTGCCCAGAGCCTGACTGACAGCACTGTCAACCAGGAGGAAGCCGTCAGGAACGACTGCCCCAGGCCTTCCAGGTTACCTGCCCCTGCATTCAAGTCCTGGAGCGGGAGGAGCCTGTGGCCTTCAGAAGCAACATGGATGCTGCCTGACCATGAGCGAGGGCTGCTGCCAGGGCCCAGCTCTTTGCAAGAAAGCCCCATCCACAGAGTGAATCCGAGCTGGCCTGGGGGCCCTGGTCCTTGTCACCAAATCACCCACACACCCAGTCCGAAGACAGGAAGGTCATGCCACCTGCGAGATGGCCCAGCCACAGGGGGCAACCCAGACAATGTGTCTGTGGTCTCTCAGGAGGACTTTGTTCCTAGGATGGCCCTGTTGGGGGGACTCTGGAGAGCTGGAGACCTGTGGGCTCTGGGTGCTGGGGACAGCCCCTTGTCCCTGTCCGACCAAGTGGAGAGGAACCGCCTTCTCCTGCAGGAGATGCTGAGTGTTTCGGGGCAGGGCCCCCCCAAGGCAGGGGTCCTGACCTGGACTCCATCCTGGGACCAAGCTGTACCAG AACGACCAGCGGGGGACGTGGACTGGGACTCGGGCATCTCCCTGCAGgactcagaccagaacag GACCTTTGGTCCCAAGCCGGAGCCCGTGCCAAGCCCCAGGCATGAGGAAGCCAAGCATCTGCTGCAGCATGCCCACGTGAAGGCCAGGACCCGGCCCCTCCGTGCCAGCCATGACATTGTGCCCACCATAGCCCAGGGAAGCCG AGATGGCCGGAGGAGCCCCACCGTGGACCCGAGGATGGCCCTTGCCTGCAGAGACAGCCCCCAGAACGGGAACATGAGTGACTCCTCCAGCGGAGAGTCCAGCAGTGGGCAGTGTCCGAAGCGCAGTGCCTCCCCTTCCCACGTCCGCTTCGAGGATGAGTCTGCCTGCGATGCCGAGTTCCGCTACCTGGAGCGGCTACAGCAGCGCCAGCGCCAGGTGCTGAGCTTGGCGCTGCCGACCGGGGACCAGGGCCCCCTGCGCTCTAAGCCAGACCTCGCCGACTACATCAGCGGGGGCGTCCGGCGCAGGGATGCTGGGGAAGGGGCCCTCCACAGGCTCGTGGGCAGGCTGGACTGGAGGGGCCTCCCGGCCTCACCACCCACGCCCGCTGGCAGCAGCGAGAAGTGCCGAGCCTGCAGCAGGTGTACAGAAGGCTGCCGGCCTGCGGAGGGGAAGGTGCCCCCAGACCCGACGGGTCTCCAGGAGCTGGAAGCCGCCTGCGGGGTGGAGGGGGTGCTGGCGGAGCCCTGTAGCTCCGGGGGCCTGAGCTCTCCCCTCAGTCTCCTCCCTCCCGAGCAAAGACCCCGCCAAGCAGAATGGGTCAGGGAAACATACACCGGAGATAGCGTGCGCCTGGAGGAGGCGGACTCAGCCCTCGACAGCACTGACACCTCGGATAGCTGCAGAACCGACAGTGAGGAGGCTGGGGCCTCGCAGCCCAGCAGGGCACGGGGCCGACCCCGCAGCGGCAGCCCCTGGCTCCAGGGCTCCAGGTCTCGAGGAGGCCACAGGGGATCCAGGAAGACCCAAACAGAGCTGCCCCGGGGCCCTCAGACTGGGCATCCCCTGTCTGGGGTCAACCACctggaggtgggagaggaggcAAAAGAAGACAGAGGACACACAAGGGAGGGGGCTTTTTTCCCAAGAGAAGATGCTGTTCCTAAGCCTCCTGCCCTGGAACCTAAGAGGGCTTCCCTGGGCTCCCAGCAGCAGCCTGGACCTGGGCTGGGAAATCACTGGGCACACCCAGCAGATCCCTGGGCTCCGTGCAGGACAGCCTGTGCCTGGACCCCTTTCATGAAGCTCAGACCATCGGGGCCAGGCAGGCAAGGGCAGGCTATAGGAAGCCCTGATTCTCCGGAAATTGCATCCACTTCCTCCCTGCAGCACAGCCACGCAGAATCCTCTGCCCCCCATCAAGCCCAGCTGCCAACTGCTTCACCGTCCCCTGCAGGCTGGGTGCCAACCCCTCCCTCTACAAGGAAAACCACCTCCCCTGTGCCTCGTAGGAAGGCAGCCCTGGCTCGGCCCTGCAGGGCAGGTGACCAGGGAGGCCCTGTGGACACTCCCCTGCCTCCTCCTACAAGTGAGGTTCCCAGGACCTGTGAGCTCACTTCCACACAGACCTCAGCCTGCAACCCCCAAATGAGGCACCGGCTGCTGTCCCTGTCCTCCAACAACTGCAACAACATCTCACCTCAGGGGCCACAGGACCCCTGGAGAGGAGCCACCCCTGAGGGCAGAGCGGAGAGGGGCCCCGGCAGCCAGGAGCCAGAGCCATCCCAGGAGAAGAGCAGGGACG GAAGACTCCAGGGCTCTCCCTGCTCAGCAGCTGTTGGCACCATCAGCAACACGGGCATCACCCTCTCCCTGGCCCCAGAGGAGCCAGAGTCCAGCCAGGAACCAGAAGGAGGCCTGCAGAGGACAGAGCTGAGTTCTGGAGGGTGCACACCGTCCCG AGCCTCACCAGGGGTCAGCGCAGGACCCAGCCCACCCTCAGCCGCCCCTTCggaaaagaacaggaaaagcagcagcagcagcacctccACCCTGAGGCTGAAAAGGTTCTTCTCTGCCCTGGGCCAAGGTACCCGGCCCAAGTTGGGCAAGTCCCACAGCTACAGTGTGGAGCAGCTGCAGCCCCCTGCGTCCGGCACGGCATCAAACACCAGCAGCCCCAAAGTGAAGAGATCCCCATCGCTACAATTCCTGCATCTG GTGTCACCCTCGAACCGACATCGGAAAGCTGCCTCCTTTCAGAACCTTCATTCTCTGCTGAGCAGCAGGGCGGACCGCTCCAGCCTCTACCTGGTAGGGGAGCCCGGGGACCACCGTGCAGCTGGCAG
- the KIAA1614 gene encoding uncharacterized protein KIAA1614 homolog isoform X5, whose translation MNEHFPFVEISGISWVHDSLTVSCLMWKNRFGKRGPKIVSRTAIAMEVTSAVEKSGPKQQLDKGHLPRPWSCPQEDRAPHRTAPHPPTAWRVQLQGPSVLESKVRALKEKIAGKQGGSPGPTSQGQPSSKKPNSCRMKASGTRTPAEGSSGPNAVVGAQSLTDSTVNQEEAVRNDCPRPSRLPAPAFKSWSGRSLWPSEATWMLPDHERGLLPGPSSLQESPIHRVNPSWPGGPGPCHQITHTPSPKTGRSCHLRDGPATGGNPDNVSVVSQEDFVPRMALLGGLWRAGDLWALGAGDSPLSLSDQVERNRLLLQEMLSVSGQGPPKAGVLTWTPSWDQAVPERPAGDVDWDSGISLQDSDQNRTFGPKPEPVPSPRHEEAKHLLQHAHVKARTRPLRASHDIVPTIAQGSRDGRRSPTVDPRMALACRDSPQNGNMSDSSSGESSSGQCPKRSASPSHVRFEDESACDAEFRYLERLQQRQRQVLSLALPTGDQGPLRSKPDLADYISGGVRRRDAGEGALHRLVGRLDWRGLPASPPTPAGSSEKCRACSRCTEGCRPAEGKVPPDPTGLQELEAACGVEGVLAEPCSSGGLSSPLSLLPPEQRPRQAEWVRETYTGDSVRLEEADSALDSTDTSDSCRTDSEEAGASQPSRARGRPRSGSPWLQGSRSRGGHRGSRKTQTELPRGPQTGHPLSGVNHLEVGEEAKEDRGHTREGAFFPREDAVPKPPALEPKRASLGSQQQPGPGLGNHWAHPADPWAPCRTACAWTPFMKLRPSGPGRQGQAIGSPDSPEIASTSSLQHSHAESSAPHQAQLPTASPSPAGWVPTPPSTRKTTSPVPRRKAALARPCRAGDQGGPVDTPLPPPTSEVPRTCELTSTQTSACNPQMRHRLLSLSSNNCNNISPQGPQDPWRGATPEGRAERGPGSQEPEPSQEKSRDGRLQGSPCSAAVGTISNTGITLSLAPEEPESSQEPEGGLQRTELSSGGCTPSRASPGVSAGPSPPSAAPSEKNRKSSSSSTSTLRLKRFFSALGQGTRPKLGKSHSYSVEQLQPPASGTASNTSSPKVKRSPSLQFLHLETPTCLSGLS comes from the exons agGGCCCAAGATAGTGAGCAGAACAGCCATCGCCATGGAGGTGACCTCAGCTGTGGAGAAAAGTGGCCCCAAGCAGCAGCTGGATAAGGGCCACCTTCCGAGGCCCTGGTCCTGCCCTCAGGAGGACAGAGCACCCCACCGgacagccccccaccctcccacagcATGGAGGGTACAGCTCCAAGGCCCTTCTGTGCTAGAGTCCAAGGTCAGGGCCTTAAAGGAGAAGATAGCAGGCAAACAGGGGGGGAGTCCAGGCCCCACCTCCCAAGGGCAGCCATCCTCCAAGAAACCCAACAGCTGCCGAATGAAGGCTAGTGGAACCAGGACCCCGGCTGAGGGGTCTTCTGGGCCTAATGCTGTGGTAGGTGCCCAGAGCCTGACTGACAGCACTGTCAACCAGGAGGAAGCCGTCAGGAACGACTGCCCCAGGCCTTCCAGGTTACCTGCCCCTGCATTCAAGTCCTGGAGCGGGAGGAGCCTGTGGCCTTCAGAAGCAACATGGATGCTGCCTGACCATGAGCGAGGGCTGCTGCCAGGGCCCAGCTCTTTGCAAGAAAGCCCCATCCACAGAGTGAATCCGAGCTGGCCTGGGGGCCCTGGTCCTTGTCACCAAATCACCCACACACCCAGTCCGAAGACAGGAAGGTCATGCCACCTGCGAGATGGCCCAGCCACAGGGGGCAACCCAGACAATGTGTCTGTGGTCTCTCAGGAGGACTTTGTTCCTAGGATGGCCCTGTTGGGGGGACTCTGGAGAGCTGGAGACCTGTGGGCTCTGGGTGCTGGGGACAGCCCCTTGTCCCTGTCCGACCAAGTGGAGAGGAACCGCCTTCTCCTGCAGGAGATGCTGAGTGTTTCGGGGCAGGGCCCCCCCAAGGCAGGGGTCCTGACCTGGACTCCATCCTGGGACCAAGCTGTACCAG AACGACCAGCGGGGGACGTGGACTGGGACTCGGGCATCTCCCTGCAGgactcagaccagaacag GACCTTTGGTCCCAAGCCGGAGCCCGTGCCAAGCCCCAGGCATGAGGAAGCCAAGCATCTGCTGCAGCATGCCCACGTGAAGGCCAGGACCCGGCCCCTCCGTGCCAGCCATGACATTGTGCCCACCATAGCCCAGGGAAGCCG AGATGGCCGGAGGAGCCCCACCGTGGACCCGAGGATGGCCCTTGCCTGCAGAGACAGCCCCCAGAACGGGAACATGAGTGACTCCTCCAGCGGAGAGTCCAGCAGTGGGCAGTGTCCGAAGCGCAGTGCCTCCCCTTCCCACGTCCGCTTCGAGGATGAGTCTGCCTGCGATGCCGAGTTCCGCTACCTGGAGCGGCTACAGCAGCGCCAGCGCCAGGTGCTGAGCTTGGCGCTGCCGACCGGGGACCAGGGCCCCCTGCGCTCTAAGCCAGACCTCGCCGACTACATCAGCGGGGGCGTCCGGCGCAGGGATGCTGGGGAAGGGGCCCTCCACAGGCTCGTGGGCAGGCTGGACTGGAGGGGCCTCCCGGCCTCACCACCCACGCCCGCTGGCAGCAGCGAGAAGTGCCGAGCCTGCAGCAGGTGTACAGAAGGCTGCCGGCCTGCGGAGGGGAAGGTGCCCCCAGACCCGACGGGTCTCCAGGAGCTGGAAGCCGCCTGCGGGGTGGAGGGGGTGCTGGCGGAGCCCTGTAGCTCCGGGGGCCTGAGCTCTCCCCTCAGTCTCCTCCCTCCCGAGCAAAGACCCCGCCAAGCAGAATGGGTCAGGGAAACATACACCGGAGATAGCGTGCGCCTGGAGGAGGCGGACTCAGCCCTCGACAGCACTGACACCTCGGATAGCTGCAGAACCGACAGTGAGGAGGCTGGGGCCTCGCAGCCCAGCAGGGCACGGGGCCGACCCCGCAGCGGCAGCCCCTGGCTCCAGGGCTCCAGGTCTCGAGGAGGCCACAGGGGATCCAGGAAGACCCAAACAGAGCTGCCCCGGGGCCCTCAGACTGGGCATCCCCTGTCTGGGGTCAACCACctggaggtgggagaggaggcAAAAGAAGACAGAGGACACACAAGGGAGGGGGCTTTTTTCCCAAGAGAAGATGCTGTTCCTAAGCCTCCTGCCCTGGAACCTAAGAGGGCTTCCCTGGGCTCCCAGCAGCAGCCTGGACCTGGGCTGGGAAATCACTGGGCACACCCAGCAGATCCCTGGGCTCCGTGCAGGACAGCCTGTGCCTGGACCCCTTTCATGAAGCTCAGACCATCGGGGCCAGGCAGGCAAGGGCAGGCTATAGGAAGCCCTGATTCTCCGGAAATTGCATCCACTTCCTCCCTGCAGCACAGCCACGCAGAATCCTCTGCCCCCCATCAAGCCCAGCTGCCAACTGCTTCACCGTCCCCTGCAGGCTGGGTGCCAACCCCTCCCTCTACAAGGAAAACCACCTCCCCTGTGCCTCGTAGGAAGGCAGCCCTGGCTCGGCCCTGCAGGGCAGGTGACCAGGGAGGCCCTGTGGACACTCCCCTGCCTCCTCCTACAAGTGAGGTTCCCAGGACCTGTGAGCTCACTTCCACACAGACCTCAGCCTGCAACCCCCAAATGAGGCACCGGCTGCTGTCCCTGTCCTCCAACAACTGCAACAACATCTCACCTCAGGGGCCACAGGACCCCTGGAGAGGAGCCACCCCTGAGGGCAGAGCGGAGAGGGGCCCCGGCAGCCAGGAGCCAGAGCCATCCCAGGAGAAGAGCAGGGACG GAAGACTCCAGGGCTCTCCCTGCTCAGCAGCTGTTGGCACCATCAGCAACACGGGCATCACCCTCTCCCTGGCCCCAGAGGAGCCAGAGTCCAGCCAGGAACCAGAAGGAGGCCTGCAGAGGACAGAGCTGAGTTCTGGAGGGTGCACACCGTCCCG AGCCTCACCAGGGGTCAGCGCAGGACCCAGCCCACCCTCAGCCGCCCCTTCggaaaagaacaggaaaagcagcagcagcagcacctccACCCTGAGGCTGAAAAGGTTCTTCTCTGCCCTGGGCCAAGGTACCCGGCCCAAGTTGGGCAAGTCCCACAGCTACAGTGTGGAGCAGCTGCAGCCCCCTGCGTCCGGCACGGCATCAAACACCAGCAGCCCCAAAGTGAAGAGATCCCCATCGCTACAATTCCTGCATCTG GAAACTCCTACTTGTCTTTCGGGTCTGAGTTAA